GGGACGGTATCGCCCCCTCTTCCACCTGTAAAGCCGGGAAGCGGGGATCGAATTCGTCACCCATGATCGCCGCGGTCTTAAGGAAAGCCACTTCCGCAGATGACAGTCTTTCAAGTCGTTCCCGGATCATGTCGCCAATCCGGTCCGGCACCTTTATGCGCGGATACGATTCTATGACACGCCATTTTTCGTGCTCGCTATCATAAAAAATAACGCCTTTTTCGAATAATGCAAACAAAAATTCTTTTAGAAACAACGGCAGGCCGCCGGTTTTATCCGCGATCCATTCGAAAAAATCGTAGTCAAGCGAATTCTGGAACAAGAGCTGGTTGACCTGGGATATTTCCTCTTCGTTCAACCGGTTCAGCGATCGCTTTTCTATCGGGGCTGGCCTAACTTGATCGAGCCATTGCTGCACTTCCGGTTGTTCCTGCCCGGCAAGTATCAAAAGCAACGGCATTGTCGAAATGTTCGGCAGCACATATTCAATTAAGGCACACCCATCCTCTCCTGAACGATCGAAATTGTCTATGATCAAAACAACCGGTGCAAGAGATGACAGATTATTGAGGAACTGGTAAAACATTTCTTTGATATCAGGCCGTTCGGCAGTAAGGTCCGCCGATTCCATATCAAACGGATAATAGATATCCAGCTCTGGGATCGACCGTTTGAATTCACGGTACATCGCCGGATCAATGATCCTGGTTATGATCCTCGAAGAATGGATGGCTCCGCGCAGGTAAACCCTTATCACTTCTGCTGCAATATCTCGTTGTTTTGATATGCCCGACTCGATATTTATCCGCAACGCGGTCATACCCTTTTTCAAATGCGCAAGGAATTCGCTGATCAGCCGCGATTTGCCGATCCCGGGTTCACCGGTGATCAACAGGCAGCACCCTTTATTGGAAAATGCCGAATCGGTTTTTTCGCCAAGTAAATCGATTGCCTTTTTTCTTCCGATAAAAGGCAAATCAATAGGGCTAGTGTTCTTCATGTCATTTATCATGAGGATATGACATCTTGCGAAATAACATGGTAAATTATCCTCTGTTTCAGTAAAAAATCAAGTACAATACGCGCATGTAGCCGCAGGCTTTAGCCTGCGATTACAAACGCGCACCTTAAAAGGTGCGGCTACAGTTTGATGGCTTTTCGTCAAGACGCAATTAAAAACATATCGCAACTTCTTCGGCGGAGTTGTAGCCGCAGGCTTTAGCCTGCGTAAAATTTAATATGATTGCTAAACATCGCGCAACCTGAAGGTTGCGACTACATGTACCCGATCAAATTTTGAACAATAAAAAAGTCGAGCGGTTGACACACCGGTAAAACTGACTAAAATATTTTAAAGGAGTCAACGCATATGATAGGAATTCTCGTCTTGATCGTATTCGCGATATTTATTATAGGATACAAATTTTACGGTGCATTCTTATCAAAACAAGCGCGTTTAACTAATGATAATCCAACCCCGGCGTGCCAGATGAACGACGGTATCGATTATGTTCCAGCAAAACCGCAGCTTTTATTGGGCCAGCATTTTTCGGCAATCGCCGCGGCTGGTCCGATCGTCGGCCCGATCCTCGCTTGCATATGGTTCGGATGGCTGCCCACCTTGCTCTGGATCGTGGTCGGCGCGATCTTCATCGGCGGCGTGCACGATTTCTCGAGCCTTGTCGCCTCGATCCGGCACAAGGCATCGTCCATCGGCGAGATCGTCAAATTGCATATGTCGCCGACATCCCATATCCTGTTTTTGATATTTGTCTGGTTCGCCCTGGTGTACGTGATCATCGCTTTCACTGACATCACCGCAAACACCTTCAAGACCATCAGCGACGGCCAGGCATTTGGCTCCGGTGTTGCCGCTTCTTCAATTTTATACCTGCTCGCCGCAGTGGCTATGGGTGTGCTGCTTTACCGGCTCAAGCTTAAACTGTGGATCGCGACCGTGGTCTTCCTGCCGATCGTGCTCTTCATTGTCTGGATCGGACCCCATTTACCTGTATCTATCCTTAATGCGTTCGGCTCTTTGTCGGTTAAACAATGGGACATCGTAATCCTGATCTACTGCTTTATCGCTTCGGTCATACCAATGTGGCTCCTTTTGCAGCCCCGCGGCTACTTAGGCGGCTGGTTCTTATACCTTGTAATCGCGATCGGTTTTATTGGCGCACTAGTTGGTGGTTTCCGTATAAATTATCCCGCGCTCAATGTCACGGGATTGAAAAGCGTGGTAACGGGTAAGCTCATCTTCCCGATCCTGTTCATCACGGTCGCGTGCGGCGCGTGTTCGGGATTCCACGGCATCGTCAGCTCGGGCACGACGTCAAAACAGCTGGCAAAGGAAAAAGACGCGGTACCGATCGGCTACGGCGCGATGCTATTGGAAGGAGTCGTGGCGGTCCTGGCGATGGCAACGGTCATGATGCTGGTACGAGGCGATCCCCTGCTTAAAAACGATCCGAACCTTATCTACGCGCATGGGATCGCTCGCTATCTGAAACTGGTCGGGCTCAATTTCAACATCGCCTTCCCGTTCGCCCTGCTGGCTTTTTCCACCTTTGTCTATGACACGCTGGACGTATGTACCCGGCTTGCCCGGTATATCATGCAGGAAATCCTCGGCCTGAGATCGACGGCCGGAGGTCTTATCGCGGCCGTGATCAGCCTGATCCTGCCGGTAGTTTTCCTTATGGCGACAAAAGAGAAAGGTTATCTAGTCGCCTGGCCGATCTTCGGGACAAGCAACCAGTTGCTCGCGAGCCTGACCTTGCTCGCCGTGTCAGTATGGCTCATTAGGACCGGGCGCAACGCTATCTACGCGATCCTGCCGATGATCTTCATGCTGGTCATGACCTTGTGGTCATTGATCACCTTTATCCAGCCTTTCATTAAAAATATTATCGGGGGCATAGCGTTAAAACCGGACATGACGATTTCCGGTATCACCAGTATCATTCTATTGGCTCTGAGCATTATGCTCATTGTTGAAGCGATACGCGTGTTCTTCTTTACCCCTCGCGAAACTACTTCAGCTCGCGACGCAAAGGGATCATAATGACGGCCTGGCGCGGCACGCTGACAAAAATCGACCGATACCGTTACCTGATCCCGAGATCTTACAAGGACGGCATGAGAACGGACGGGCTTATCTACGCGTCAGAGAAGATGGTCGACAAACTTACGGGTGACGATGCGCCGGAACAGGTGGCGAACGTAGCGACCCTGCCCGGGATCATGGGCTATTCGCTGGCTATGCCCGATATTCACTGGGGTTATGGATTCCCGATCGGCGGCGTCGCAGCGTTCGATATCAAGACCGGTATCATCTCACCGGGTGGCGTTGGCTATGATATCAACTGCGGGGTTCGGATGTTGAGTAGCAACCTTTCGTATAACGACATCCAATCCAAGATCAAGGAACTTATTAAGGTGATCTTCAACAATGTCCCTTCGGGTGTGGGCTCGACCGGCAAGATCAGGATCGACAACAAGGAAGTTAAACAGGTGCTGATCCAAGGTGCCGGCTGGGCATTAAAAAAAGGTTACGGCTGGGATGAAGATATTGAATTTATCGAAGAGCACGGTGCGCTTGAGGGCGCAAACCCGGACAAATTATCAAAAAGGGCGCTGGAGAGGGGCCGGCCGCAGCTCGGTACTCTGGGCGCCGGCAATCATTTTCTTGAAATACAGGTGGTGGAAGATATCTATGACGCTGAGGCAGCAAAGATCATGGGCATCACGGAGGAAGGACAGGTGACGGTCATGATCCATACCGGTTCACGCGGATTAGGCTACCAGGTATGCGACGACGCCGTCAAGATCCTGGGCAGCGTCACGCAAAAATACGGCATAAGCATCCCGGATCGGCAGCTTGCCTGCGCGCCCATTGAGTCGCCAGAAGGCAGGTCCTATTTCGAGCAAATGGCTTGCGCGGCGAATTACGCGTGGGCGAACCGCCAGTGTATCATGCACTGGGTGCGCGAAGCGTTCGAAAAGGTCCTGGGTAAAAGTGCGGAAGCGTTAGGACTGCACCTGATCTACGACGTGGCGCACAACATCGCAAAATTCGAAGAGCACGTTGTCAACGACAAGAAGGTTAAGGTCTGCGTGCACCGCAAGGGTGCGACCCGCGCTTTTGTCGCCGGTCATCCGGATGTGCCCCACAAGTACAAAAGCGTCGGCCAGCCCGTGCTGATACCAGGCGACATGGGGACGCATTCGTACCTGCTACTGGGTACGGAAAAGGCAATGGCTGAAACTTTCGGCTCTACCTGCCACGGCGCCGGCCGCTTGATGTCGCGCACTGCCGCCATTCGGAAGACCAAGGGCAGGAGTATAGAAAAGGAACTCATGAACCAGGGGATCTTCGTGATGTGCGCAAGTGACGAAGTGCTGCATGAGGAAGTACCCGAAGCTTACAAGGACATTGATATGGTCGTGGAGGCGGTCCACGGCGCCGGCATATCAAAGAAAGTTTGCCGCGTAAGGCCGGTGGGAGTAGTGAAAGGTTGAACAAATCGCCTGTAGACGCACCCTTCAGGGTGCGCGTTTTTTCTTCGCAGGCTAAAGCCTGCGGCTACAACGATTTATGAAAAAGACTGTACGGACCAAGATCACGCAGGCGCCGTCGTCGCCTGGCGTTTATATTTTCAAAGACGCTGAAAACAAGCCGATATACATCGGCAAGGCGTCCAGCCTGAAAAATCGCTTGGCTTCATACGTCGCGAAAGACGATCTGAAGCTTTCGCCGCTTCAGAATAATGCTCAGGATATTGATTTTATTGTTACGAACTCGGATGTCGAGGCACTCACGCTCGAAGAATCGCTGATAAAACTCCATAAGCCGAAATATAATATCAGACTAAAGGATGACAAGAAATTTCCCTATCTCAAGATCACGGTCAAGGAAGCGTTCCCCCGCGTGCTGTTCACACGCGACCTGACCGAGAATGGATCAATCATCTTCGGTCCTTACACGAACGCTCGGGCTTTAAGGCAGACCCGCGACGCTCTTAGCCGGATCTTTAAGATCGCTACCTGCAAAAAAGACCTGGCTAAATCCTTAAAACGCGTTTGCCTTGAGTACAGTATCGGACGGTGCAGCGGACCGTGCGTCGGTAAGATCAACAAAGATGACTATGAAAAATTAGTTGATAAGACAATCCAGTTCTTGAAGGGCAATTCTGATGAGCTGTCCAGGATATTGGAAAAACAGATGTGGGACCTCGCGCAGAATGAAAATTTCGAAGCAGCCACCGCTCTCCGCAACCAGCTGCTGGCGATCCGGCGCATTACCCAACGCCAGCAGACCGTTACCAGCGACATGATAAGCCGCGATGTCATCGGTATGTCACGTGCCGGTACCGGCTGCGCCGCGTGCTTGATGAGGATCCGCGAAGGCCGTCTTTTATCCAAAGAAACGTACCATCTCAGCATCCACCCTGCCGACACGGACCGGGAGATCGTAAGCGCGTTTATCCGCCTGATTTATACGCATATCACATTCTTACCAGAGATCATCCTCGTGCCCGATGACCCTGACCAAAAAGATATCCAGCTCGAATGGTTCAGGAACAAAAATCGGGAGACCAGGATCCAGCGCGCACGCGGCAAACAGGAACTCCAACTTATAAAATGGACTACACGCAACGCCGAGATCGAACTCGCGGGTTGGGTATCTTCTCGCGGCCGCATCTCACCATCGCTGATCGACCTGCAAAGCGCGTTAAAGCTCGATACACCACCCCGTCTGATCGAAGCATTTGATATCTCGAACTTGCAAGAAAAATATGCGGTCGGGTCATCGGTAGCCTTTAAGGACGGCAGGCCGTTCAAGCAGATGTACCGTCACTACCGGATCAAGCGCGTGCAGGGGCAGAATGATTTTGCCATGATGCAGGAGATCGTGTCGCGCCGTTTCCGGCACCGGGATGCGGTCCTTCCCGACCTTTTGCTCATCGACGGCGGCAAGGGCCAACAGAGCGCGGTCATCGAGGTGATAAGGATCCTCCAACTCGGGATCCCGGTCTTCGCGCTCGCCAAAAGAACCGATGAACTGTTTTATCCGGACGGCAGCATGTTAAATATCCCGTCAATGTCGCGCAGCGTCATTCTGCTTAAAAAACTGCGCGATGAAGCGCACCGGTTCGCCATCGGGTATCACCGGAAGGTCCGGGGAAAAGAGTTTATAACCTCGGCGTTAGATAAAATTTCCGGAATCGGCAAGTTACGGCGCGTGAACCTGCTGAAATATTTCGGCAGTTTTGAAGCGTTAAAAAAAGCGTCTGAAGAAGAGATCGCAAAAGCGCCCGGGATCGGTCTTAAGACCGCCCGGGTGATATACGAATCACTGCACTCGTGATCCGACACTTAAACAGATTAACAATTGATACACGATACATGATCCATGATAAATTGTGTAAACTAGAAAGACTAAATAGACTAGAAAGACCAGATAGACAAAAATCTATTTCTTCTTTATACTGATTACTTCTACTATCTTTCCCCACATATGAAAGCTTACCTGGTTTTCCGCTGGTCTAACGACGAATTGCACCTTAAGCCCGTCGATTTTGAAATCATCGCTAAGATTCAAGGGGTCATAGTTGTTCCCGTCATCGCCCACGATCCCGTAAAAACCGCCTTCCAGTCCCAGTAATTTCACCGTGCCCGTACCCTGGACCGCGCCCGGAGGCAGTTTATGGCAGGCGCAGGATATGGTTAAACAGAATAATAATGCAATGCTAAAGCCAAGAACTATTTTCATAAGATCTCCTTTCATTTATTCTGTGCAACCAAATGTAGTGGTCGAGCTTGCTCGACTTAATGCCAGATGTGCAGAGTAAATTCTGCCACTACAGTTTCAGCGCACCCTAAAGGGTGCGGCTACATACCTTTGGTAATCCCTCACCCTTTCCCTCTCCCTTTAAAAGGGAGAGGATTAAGGTGAGGGTTGAGCTTACTATTACTCTACCGTTACAAACTTCTGCGTCGTCGACCCGAACACCTCGGGCTCGTACATCTCTTCGGCCTTGGTCGCGGGTGCAAGGAAAATACCCCCAGTTCC
The sequence above is drawn from the bacterium genome and encodes:
- a CDS encoding RtcB family protein; this encodes MTAWRGTLTKIDRYRYLIPRSYKDGMRTDGLIYASEKMVDKLTGDDAPEQVANVATLPGIMGYSLAMPDIHWGYGFPIGGVAAFDIKTGIISPGGVGYDINCGVRMLSSNLSYNDIQSKIKELIKVIFNNVPSGVGSTGKIRIDNKEVKQVLIQGAGWALKKGYGWDEDIEFIEEHGALEGANPDKLSKRALERGRPQLGTLGAGNHFLEIQVVEDIYDAEAAKIMGITEEGQVTVMIHTGSRGLGYQVCDDAVKILGSVTQKYGISIPDRQLACAPIESPEGRSYFEQMACAANYAWANRQCIMHWVREAFEKVLGKSAEALGLHLIYDVAHNIAKFEEHVVNDKKVKVCVHRKGATRAFVAGHPDVPHKYKSVGQPVLIPGDMGTHSYLLLGTEKAMAETFGSTCHGAGRLMSRTAAIRKTKGRSIEKELMNQGIFVMCASDEVLHEEVPEAYKDIDMVVEAVHGAGISKKVCRVRPVGVVKG
- a CDS encoding carbon starvation CstA family protein; its protein translation is MIGILVLIVFAIFIIGYKFYGAFLSKQARLTNDNPTPACQMNDGIDYVPAKPQLLLGQHFSAIAAAGPIVGPILACIWFGWLPTLLWIVVGAIFIGGVHDFSSLVASIRHKASSIGEIVKLHMSPTSHILFLIFVWFALVYVIIAFTDITANTFKTISDGQAFGSGVAASSILYLLAAVAMGVLLYRLKLKLWIATVVFLPIVLFIVWIGPHLPVSILNAFGSLSVKQWDIVILIYCFIASVIPMWLLLQPRGYLGGWFLYLVIAIGFIGALVGGFRINYPALNVTGLKSVVTGKLIFPILFITVACGACSGFHGIVSSGTTSKQLAKEKDAVPIGYGAMLLEGVVAVLAMATVMMLVRGDPLLKNDPNLIYAHGIARYLKLVGLNFNIAFPFALLAFSTFVYDTLDVCTRLARYIMQEILGLRSTAGGLIAAVISLILPVVFLMATKEKGYLVAWPIFGTSNQLLASLTLLAVSVWLIRTGRNAIYAILPMIFMLVMTLWSLITFIQPFIKNIIGGIALKPDMTISGITSIILLALSIMLIVEAIRVFFFTPRETTSARDAKGS
- the uvrC gene encoding excinuclease ABC subunit UvrC, encoding MKKTVRTKITQAPSSPGVYIFKDAENKPIYIGKASSLKNRLASYVAKDDLKLSPLQNNAQDIDFIVTNSDVEALTLEESLIKLHKPKYNIRLKDDKKFPYLKITVKEAFPRVLFTRDLTENGSIIFGPYTNARALRQTRDALSRIFKIATCKKDLAKSLKRVCLEYSIGRCSGPCVGKINKDDYEKLVDKTIQFLKGNSDELSRILEKQMWDLAQNENFEAATALRNQLLAIRRITQRQQTVTSDMISRDVIGMSRAGTGCAACLMRIREGRLLSKETYHLSIHPADTDREIVSAFIRLIYTHITFLPEIILVPDDPDQKDIQLEWFRNKNRETRIQRARGKQELQLIKWTTRNAEIELAGWVSSRGRISPSLIDLQSALKLDTPPRLIEAFDISNLQEKYAVGSSVAFKDGRPFKQMYRHYRIKRVQGQNDFAMMQEIVSRRFRHRDAVLPDLLLIDGGKGQQSAVIEVIRILQLGIPVFALAKRTDELFYPDGSMLNIPSMSRSVILLKKLRDEAHRFAIGYHRKVRGKEFITSALDKISGIGKLRRVNLLKYFGSFEALKKASEEEIAKAPGIGLKTARVIYESLHS
- a CDS encoding AAA family ATPase, giving the protein MKNTSPIDLPFIGRKKAIDLLGEKTDSAFSNKGCCLLITGEPGIGKSRLISEFLAHLKKGMTALRINIESGISKQRDIAAEVIRVYLRGAIHSSRIITRIIDPAMYREFKRSIPELDIYYPFDMESADLTAERPDIKEMFYQFLNNLSSLAPVVLIIDNFDRSGEDGCALIEYVLPNISTMPLLLILAGQEQPEVQQWLDQVRPAPIEKRSLNRLNEEEISQVNQLLFQNSLDYDFFEWIADKTGGLPLFLKEFLFALFEKGVIFYDSEHEKWRVIESYPRIKVPDRIGDMIRERLERLSSAEVAFLKTAAIMGDEFDPRFPALQVEEGAIPS